From the Chloroflexota bacterium genome, one window contains:
- a CDS encoding helix-turn-helix domain-containing protein, translating into MFKATTMIDLQNYVNVREAARQIGIHEESLRRLLRLGSPPGMKIGGQWFIRKEQLALFTTTYDAKTGKRRHLI; encoded by the coding sequence TTGTTTAAAGCAACAACAATGATTGATTTACAGAATTATGTGAATGTACGTGAAGCAGCCCGGCAGATAGGCATACATGAGGAATCATTGCGGCGGCTTCTCAGGCTGGGTAGTCCGCCTGGGATGAAAATAGGTGGTCAGTGGTTCATTCGTAAAGAGCAGTTGGCTCTATTCACAACTACCTATGATGCCAAGACTGGTAAGAGAAGGCACCTTATCTAA